A stretch of Lagopus muta isolate bLagMut1 chromosome 9, bLagMut1 primary, whole genome shotgun sequence DNA encodes these proteins:
- the AP1S3 gene encoding AP-1 complex subunit sigma-3 isoform X3, whose amino-acid sequence MGKHLSRLHMWEFNTLTLPILCFCGILSMDQSLNKSFSSLRPGFRASDSNAESVEVAYSFGICYLSANPCQRLHGFAAQLAELFASCSLIQFRLEAQIHFILLFSRQGKLRLQKWYTTLPEKEKKKIVREIVQIVLSRNQKTSSFVDWKDLKLVYKRYMLVCISVVQ is encoded by the exons ATGGGGAAACATCTCTCCCGACTGCATATGTGGGAGTTCAACACCCTAACTCTTcccattttatgtttttgtggAATCTTGTCCATGGATCAATCTCTGAATAAGAGCTTCAGCAGCCTCAGGCCTGGATTTAGAGCTTCTGACTCAAACGCTGAGTCTGTGGAAGTTGCATATTCTTTTGGCATCTGCTATTTATCAGCAAATCCCTGCCAGAGGTTGCATGGATTTGCTGctcagctggcagagctgttcGCATCCTGCTCTCTCATCCAGTTCAGGCTCGAAGCGCAG ATACACTTTATACTGCTGTTCAGTCGACAGGGGAAATTAAGGCTTCAGAAATGGTATACGACACTAcctgagaaagagaagaaaaagatcgTTCGAGAAATTGTTCAGATTGTTTTGTCTCGCAATCAAAAAACAAGTAGTTTTGTTGACTGGAAAGACCTCAAGCTTGTTTACAAAAGGT ATATGCTagtttgtatttctgttgtgcAATAG
- the AP1S3 gene encoding AP-1 complex subunit sigma-3 isoform X1, with translation MGKHLSRLHMWEFNTLTLPILCFCGILSMDQSLNKSFSSLRPGFRASDSNAESVEVAYSFGICYLSANPCQRLHGFAAQLAELFASCSLIQFRLEAQIHFILLFSRQGKLRLQKWYTTLPEKEKKKIVREIVQIVLSRNQKTSSFVDWKDLKLVYKRYASLYFCCAIEDQDNELLTLEVVHRYVELLDRYFGNVCELDIIFNFEKAYFILDEFIIGGEVQDTSKRSAVKAIEDSDMLQETVEEYMNKPAF, from the exons ATGGGGAAACATCTCTCCCGACTGCATATGTGGGAGTTCAACACCCTAACTCTTcccattttatgtttttgtggAATCTTGTCCATGGATCAATCTCTGAATAAGAGCTTCAGCAGCCTCAGGCCTGGATTTAGAGCTTCTGACTCAAACGCTGAGTCTGTGGAAGTTGCATATTCTTTTGGCATCTGCTATTTATCAGCAAATCCCTGCCAGAGGTTGCATGGATTTGCTGctcagctggcagagctgttcGCATCCTGCTCTCTCATCCAGTTCAGGCTCGAAGCGCAG ATACACTTTATACTGCTGTTCAGTCGACAGGGGAAATTAAGGCTTCAGAAATGGTATACGACACTAcctgagaaagagaagaaaaagatcgTTCGAGAAATTGTTCAGATTGTTTTGTCTCGCAATCAAAAAACAAGTAGTTTTGTTGACTGGAAAGACCTCAAGCTTGTTTACAAAAG ATATGCTagtttgtatttctgttgtgcAATAGAAGACCAGGATAACGAGCTCCTGACGCTAGAGGTTGTTCATCGATACGTAGAACTCCTGGACAGGTACTTTGGAAAT gtGTGTGAGCTGGATATTATCTTTAACTTTgaaaaagcttattttattcTTGATGAGTTTATAATTGGTGGAGAAGTACAAGACACTTCAAAGAGGTCTGCGGTGAAAGCCATAGAAGACTCTGACATGTTGCAGGAG acgGTGGAAGAGTACATGAACAAACCTGCATTTTAA
- the AP1S3 gene encoding AP-1 complex subunit sigma-3 isoform X4, which produces MWKIHFILLFSRQGKLRLQKWYTTLPEKEKKKIVREIVQIVLSRNQKTSSFVDWKDLKLVYKRYASLYFCCAIEDQDNELLTLEVVHRYVELLDRYFGNVCELDIIFNFEKAYFILDEFIIGGEVQDTSKRSAVKAIEDSDMLQETVEEYMNKPAF; this is translated from the exons ATACACTTTATACTGCTGTTCAGTCGACAGGGGAAATTAAGGCTTCAGAAATGGTATACGACACTAcctgagaaagagaagaaaaagatcgTTCGAGAAATTGTTCAGATTGTTTTGTCTCGCAATCAAAAAACAAGTAGTTTTGTTGACTGGAAAGACCTCAAGCTTGTTTACAAAAG ATATGCTagtttgtatttctgttgtgcAATAGAAGACCAGGATAACGAGCTCCTGACGCTAGAGGTTGTTCATCGATACGTAGAACTCCTGGACAGGTACTTTGGAAAT gtGTGTGAGCTGGATATTATCTTTAACTTTgaaaaagcttattttattcTTGATGAGTTTATAATTGGTGGAGAAGTACAAGACACTTCAAAGAGGTCTGCGGTGAAAGCCATAGAAGACTCTGACATGTTGCAGGAG acgGTGGAAGAGTACATGAACAAACCTGCATTTTAA
- the AP1S3 gene encoding AP-1 complex subunit sigma-3 isoform X5, translating to MIHFILLFSRQGKLRLQKWYTTLPEKEKKKIVREIVQIVLSRNQKTSSFVDWKDLKLVYKRYASLYFCCAIEDQDNELLTLEVVHRYVELLDRYFGNVCELDIIFNFEKAYFILDEFIIGGEVQDTSKRSAVKAIEDSDMLQETVEEYMNKPAF from the exons ATG ATACACTTTATACTGCTGTTCAGTCGACAGGGGAAATTAAGGCTTCAGAAATGGTATACGACACTAcctgagaaagagaagaaaaagatcgTTCGAGAAATTGTTCAGATTGTTTTGTCTCGCAATCAAAAAACAAGTAGTTTTGTTGACTGGAAAGACCTCAAGCTTGTTTACAAAAG ATATGCTagtttgtatttctgttgtgcAATAGAAGACCAGGATAACGAGCTCCTGACGCTAGAGGTTGTTCATCGATACGTAGAACTCCTGGACAGGTACTTTGGAAAT gtGTGTGAGCTGGATATTATCTTTAACTTTgaaaaagcttattttattcTTGATGAGTTTATAATTGGTGGAGAAGTACAAGACACTTCAAAGAGGTCTGCGGTGAAAGCCATAGAAGACTCTGACATGTTGCAGGAG acgGTGGAAGAGTACATGAACAAACCTGCATTTTAA
- the AP1S3 gene encoding AP-1 complex subunit sigma-3 isoform X2, with protein sequence MILITDLEAWLEMLVEIHFILLFSRQGKLRLQKWYTTLPEKEKKKIVREIVQIVLSRNQKTSSFVDWKDLKLVYKRYASLYFCCAIEDQDNELLTLEVVHRYVELLDRYFGNVCELDIIFNFEKAYFILDEFIIGGEVQDTSKRSAVKAIEDSDMLQETVEEYMNKPAF encoded by the exons ATGATACTCATCACAGATCTAGAGGCTTGGCTGGAAATGTTGGTTGAG ATACACTTTATACTGCTGTTCAGTCGACAGGGGAAATTAAGGCTTCAGAAATGGTATACGACACTAcctgagaaagagaagaaaaagatcgTTCGAGAAATTGTTCAGATTGTTTTGTCTCGCAATCAAAAAACAAGTAGTTTTGTTGACTGGAAAGACCTCAAGCTTGTTTACAAAAG ATATGCTagtttgtatttctgttgtgcAATAGAAGACCAGGATAACGAGCTCCTGACGCTAGAGGTTGTTCATCGATACGTAGAACTCCTGGACAGGTACTTTGGAAAT gtGTGTGAGCTGGATATTATCTTTAACTTTgaaaaagcttattttattcTTGATGAGTTTATAATTGGTGGAGAAGTACAAGACACTTCAAAGAGGTCTGCGGTGAAAGCCATAGAAGACTCTGACATGTTGCAGGAG acgGTGGAAGAGTACATGAACAAACCTGCATTTTAA